A genomic window from Maridesulfovibrio sp. includes:
- a CDS encoding glycosyltransferase: MKTGPDRHSTMDNSSPKISVILPTYNRPIQLLKALHSLLEQSYQNIEVVVINDGSEDISEVVRSSGLKESGRSVLYLDGHSDSGPSAARNRGLCAATGEIIAYLDDDDVFHPEHISRHMEQYASPDVHVVYSDALRCRVKKNAQGKIETTKELVHSEDYDPDKLLVINYIPMICISHRRECIEQSGMFDESISFLEDWDLFIRLSELYDFIHVPEVTATYFELNTGLSVQDKTKNMFADNLFKIYDKNAPALEKDRQRNDRVWKMRNARLAQIIYDTGSYYEKQENDSEALANYSSAAEIHPTATYFVAMARIQKKMGLKKEALISMHSAQFCQQQNT; encoded by the coding sequence ATGAAAACAGGGCCTGATCGCCATAGCACCATGGACAATTCATCACCCAAAATATCGGTCATCCTGCCGACCTATAACCGCCCGATTCAATTGCTAAAGGCTTTGCACAGCTTGCTAGAGCAAAGCTATCAGAACATTGAGGTGGTGGTTATTAATGACGGCAGTGAAGATATAAGCGAAGTAGTCCGCAGTTCAGGCTTGAAAGAGTCCGGCAGGAGTGTCTTGTATCTGGATGGACATAGCGATTCCGGACCTTCAGCTGCACGTAACAGGGGACTTTGCGCTGCAACAGGTGAAATCATAGCCTATCTGGATGACGACGATGTCTTTCATCCTGAACATATTTCCAGACACATGGAGCAATACGCTTCTCCAGATGTCCATGTTGTGTACTCCGATGCTCTGCGCTGCCGGGTAAAGAAAAATGCACAGGGCAAAATTGAGACAACCAAGGAACTGGTGCATTCAGAAGACTATGATCCTGACAAGCTGCTGGTCATTAACTATATTCCCATGATTTGCATCAGCCATCGCCGGGAATGTATTGAACAGTCCGGCATGTTTGATGAATCAATTTCTTTTTTAGAAGACTGGGATCTGTTCATCAGGCTTTCTGAACTATATGATTTTATTCATGTTCCTGAAGTTACCGCTACATATTTCGAACTGAATACCGGGTTAAGTGTTCAGGATAAAACCAAAAACATGTTCGCTGATAATCTTTTTAAGATTTACGATAAGAACGCCCCGGCACTGGAAAAAGACAGGCAGCGAAATGACCGGGTCTGGAAAATGCGTAATGCCCGCCTTGCCCAAATTATTTATGACACCGGCTCATACTATGAAAAACAAGAGAATGATTCAGAAGCACTGGCCAACTACTCCAGTGCGGCGGAAATTCACCCCACAGCTACATACTTCGTTGCTATGGCCCGCATTCAAAAAAAAATGGGATTAAAAAAAGAAGCGCTGATATCGATGCATAGTGCACAATTCTGTCAGCAACAGAACACATAA
- a CDS encoding IMP cyclohydrolase yields MSDLKKMYKTLQQDPFPADMTVTLGDQKLTFKKRTWEIDGETKGLRYGENPDQPAALYELVSGGLEYDGIKFRGEGQGLVSALTEEHMIQAGKHPGKTNLTDVDNALNILQYLTAKPAAVILKHNNPCGAAWSEEGVGTALRNAFQADRIAAFGGAIVVNRPFTMEAAEVVDSAYFEVVAAPSFEEGTLEVLKKRKNLRILQIPGIVNLEKMLGQPFLDVKSLMDGGMVVQFSFRNRILDAEDFIPATVEKDGSSFSSRAPSKQEADDLLFAWAVEAGVTSNSVIFAKDGVTTAIGTGEQDRVGCVELAVTKARTKYADGLCFEKFQMSLFELKLKALKDEQAAKDLAEIEAAAIEAKGGLKGSVLVSDGFFPFRDGVDLCMAQGITAIAQPGGSIRDHEVIQATNEAAPQVAMVFTGQRSFKH; encoded by the coding sequence ATGAGTGATCTAAAAAAAATGTACAAAACCCTTCAGCAGGACCCCTTTCCAGCTGATATGACCGTCACCCTCGGCGACCAGAAGCTGACCTTCAAAAAACGCACATGGGAAATCGACGGCGAAACCAAGGGGCTTCGCTACGGCGAGAACCCCGACCAGCCCGCAGCACTTTATGAGCTGGTTTCCGGCGGTCTGGAATATGACGGTATCAAATTTCGCGGCGAAGGGCAGGGACTCGTTTCCGCTCTCACCGAAGAACACATGATTCAGGCTGGCAAACATCCCGGTAAAACAAACCTGACCGATGTGGACAACGCCCTGAATATTCTGCAGTACCTTACCGCCAAGCCCGCGGCAGTCATCCTCAAACATAACAACCCCTGCGGCGCAGCATGGTCTGAAGAAGGTGTTGGAACTGCCCTGCGCAACGCTTTTCAGGCGGACCGTATTGCCGCTTTCGGCGGAGCCATTGTAGTTAACCGTCCCTTCACAATGGAAGCAGCTGAAGTTGTAGACAGTGCATATTTCGAAGTTGTTGCAGCCCCTTCTTTTGAAGAAGGCACTCTTGAAGTGCTCAAGAAGCGCAAAAACCTGCGTATTCTCCAGATTCCGGGCATCGTTAATCTGGAAAAAATGCTTGGCCAGCCTTTCCTTGATGTTAAATCCCTCATGGACGGCGGCATGGTTGTACAGTTCTCTTTCCGTAACCGCATCCTCGACGCAGAAGATTTCATTCCCGCAACCGTGGAAAAAGACGGTTCCTCCTTCTCATCACGCGCACCCTCCAAACAGGAAGCTGATGACCTGCTCTTCGCTTGGGCGGTTGAAGCAGGCGTTACCTCCAACTCCGTAATTTTTGCCAAAGACGGTGTAACTACTGCCATCGGTACCGGTGAGCAGGACCGTGTCGGCTGTGTTGAACTGGCTGTCACCAAAGCCCGTACCAAGTACGCAGACGGACTCTGCTTTGAAAAATTCCAGATGTCCCTCTTTGAACTCAAGCTCAAGGCTCTCAAAGACGAACAAGCTGCAAAAGACCTCGCTGAGATCGAAGCTGCTGCAATTGAAGCCAAAGGCGGACTCAAAGGTTCCGTATTGGTTTCCGATGGTTTCTTCCCCTTCCGCGACGGCGTAGACCTGTGCATGGCCCAGGGTATTACTGCAATCGCGCAACCCGGCGGTTCCATCCGCGACCACGAAGTTATTCAGGCTACCAACGAAGCCGCTCCTCAGGTCGCCATGGTCTTCACCGGCCAGCGTTCTTTTAAGCACTAA
- a CDS encoding transglycosylase SLT domain-containing protein: MAAVNLERVFPKLSPWGPGFERELVDDFTKYAGTGLDIKGYPTHNLAFSALVKGKADIMLATGYNPDLNSTTTPLVKGPVYEQSPASMLHHIRRFELRTPFELCDQDIFIPNHSGLIRIFKNLSEQLACSPNVISGANSNHLEPLLKFNEDKSIRFHLVESGALMPIKPFLHKLRVTDHFGDDLEYRWYTRKDVQGLGQKVEDYWQLITSNGTLDDLREKYFGFIPEEIDFYDVYSLRKNIREKLPLYRKYIIRAAKKYNIDPLLLAAVMYQESHFDPLAKSKTGVRGLMQLTNDTAQLLGLSSRLDPKQAIYGGARYLRFLWNKLDGRDVEGWDRWLFTLAAYNQGLGHVYDAIDIAKYTNRHPGTWRSLKQVFPLLTQTKYHSKTKHGYTRGYEAVDYVDSIRYYYYIMNGLAILPGLEADYLLPLANAR; this comes from the coding sequence GTGGCTGCCGTCAATCTTGAAAGAGTCTTTCCGAAGCTTTCTCCGTGGGGGCCTGGATTTGAACGTGAACTTGTTGATGATTTTACCAAGTATGCCGGGACCGGTCTCGACATAAAAGGATATCCGACCCATAATCTGGCTTTTTCGGCATTAGTCAAAGGCAAGGCCGACATTATGCTGGCGACAGGCTATAACCCCGACCTCAATTCCACCACTACTCCCCTGGTCAAAGGTCCGGTCTATGAACAAAGCCCGGCATCCATGCTGCATCATATCCGCAGATTTGAACTGCGCACACCATTTGAGCTTTGCGATCAGGACATATTTATCCCTAACCATTCAGGTTTAATCCGCATCTTTAAAAACCTCAGTGAACAGCTGGCATGCAGTCCCAATGTTATCAGCGGGGCTAATTCAAATCATCTGGAACCACTGCTTAAGTTCAATGAGGACAAATCAATACGTTTTCATCTGGTTGAGTCAGGTGCACTTATGCCGATCAAACCATTTCTGCATAAACTCAGGGTTACTGATCATTTCGGCGACGATCTTGAGTATAGATGGTATACGCGCAAGGATGTGCAGGGGTTAGGTCAGAAGGTAGAGGACTACTGGCAACTGATAACCTCAAACGGGACCCTAGATGATCTACGTGAAAAATATTTCGGATTCATACCAGAAGAAATAGATTTCTACGATGTATATTCACTGCGCAAAAATATCCGTGAAAAGCTTCCGCTCTACCGAAAATACATAATTAGAGCCGCTAAAAAATATAACATTGATCCACTTCTACTTGCCGCGGTGATGTATCAGGAATCACATTTTGACCCGCTTGCCAAAAGCAAGACCGGGGTCCGTGGACTAATGCAGCTGACCAACGATACGGCTCAGCTTTTGGGGTTGAGCAGCCGGCTGGACCCTAAGCAGGCAATCTATGGCGGCGCACGTTACCTCAGATTTCTATGGAATAAGCTTGACGGTCGTGATGTGGAAGGCTGGGACCGCTGGTTATTTACACTTGCAGCGTATAATCAGGGCCTTGGGCATGTCTACGATGCTATTGATATTGCCAAATATACGAACAGACACCCAGGAACCTGGCGATCTTTAAAGCAGGTATTCCCACTGCTGACACAGACCAAGTACCATTCAAAAACAAAACACGGCTACACACGTGGGTATGAAGCCGTGGATTATGTCGATAGCATTCGCTATTACTATTACATTATGAACGGGTTAGCTATCCTTCCGGGGCTGGAGGCGGATTACCTTCTTCCCCTTGCCAACGCCCGCTGA
- a CDS encoding adenylosuccinate synthase translates to MANTVIVGTQWGDEGKGKIVDMLAEQAGAIVRFQGGNNAGHTLVVEGEQCILHLIPSGVLHQGKKCLIGNGVVLDPEVFLKEIDGLAKKGVDVSPERLMISKKTQIIMPYHKLIDNCRESLKTADHKIGTTGRGIGPCYEDKMNRCGVRAADLADPELLRAKIVAGLQEKNVLFEKLFNVEPLDAEKVYQEILPIAERVAPYLADVSSVIQEEIQAGRMVLFEGAQGVHLDIDHGTYPFVTSSNVVSGNAAAGSGCGPRQLESIVGICKAYTTRVGAGPFPTELLDEIGDTLQKNGHEFGATTGRKRRCGWLDMVVLRETARLCDLTEFALTKLDVLSGLKEIKICVAYEYRGEKVDYPPQEQNGMAHVKPVYESMPGWDEDITKAASYEDLPEAARKYIARIEELSGVKVGIVSVGPDRAQTIVR, encoded by the coding sequence ATGGCTAACACCGTAATTGTGGGAACCCAGTGGGGGGACGAAGGCAAGGGCAAAATCGTTGATATGCTCGCCGAACAAGCTGGTGCGATTGTACGTTTCCAAGGTGGAAACAACGCAGGTCACACCCTTGTTGTGGAAGGAGAGCAGTGTATCCTGCATCTCATCCCGTCCGGGGTTCTCCATCAGGGTAAAAAGTGCCTCATCGGTAATGGTGTAGTACTCGACCCCGAGGTTTTTCTCAAGGAGATTGACGGACTTGCCAAAAAAGGCGTGGATGTCTCTCCCGAGCGTTTGATGATCAGTAAGAAAACCCAGATCATCATGCCTTACCACAAGCTGATAGATAACTGCCGCGAGTCTCTCAAGACTGCCGATCACAAAATCGGCACAACAGGACGCGGTATCGGTCCCTGCTACGAAGACAAAATGAACCGTTGCGGTGTACGTGCCGCCGACCTGGCTGATCCTGAGCTGTTGCGGGCAAAGATTGTGGCCGGTCTTCAGGAAAAGAACGTTCTTTTTGAAAAACTTTTCAATGTTGAGCCTCTTGATGCTGAAAAGGTATATCAGGAGATTCTGCCTATAGCTGAAAGGGTGGCCCCCTACCTTGCTGATGTTTCCTCCGTTATTCAGGAAGAAATTCAAGCAGGCAGGATGGTTCTTTTTGAAGGAGCACAGGGAGTGCACCTTGATATTGATCACGGAACTTATCCTTTCGTGACCTCTTCAAACGTTGTTTCCGGCAACGCTGCAGCCGGTTCCGGTTGTGGGCCACGTCAGCTGGAAAGCATCGTGGGCATATGCAAGGCATACACCACACGCGTCGGCGCCGGACCTTTCCCCACCGAACTGCTTGACGAAATCGGTGACACCCTGCAGAAAAATGGACATGAATTCGGTGCTACCACCGGTCGTAAACGTCGTTGCGGCTGGCTGGACATGGTAGTTCTGCGCGAAACAGCAAGGCTTTGCGATCTTACAGAGTTTGCTCTGACTAAGCTGGACGTGCTCTCTGGTCTTAAAGAAATTAAAATCTGTGTGGCTTACGAGTACCGTGGAGAAAAGGTTGATTATCCCCCGCAGGAGCAGAACGGCATGGCGCACGTCAAGCCCGTTTATGAATCCATGCCCGGCTGGGATGAAGACATCACCAAGGCAGCTTCTTACGAGGATCTGCCAGAGGCCGCGCGTAAATATATCGCACGTATTGAAGAACTCTCCGGCGTAAAAGTCGGCATAGTCTCCGTCGGTCCCGACCGTGCTCAGACTATTGTAAGATAG
- a CDS encoding DNA polymerase III subunit delta' yields the protein MFTSIQETASRQNLVLPRFAKLAQKPPQCLLIEGGSADERMDMARYWACVLNCENGQEPCGRCQSCQQIADNAFNDFLLIDREENDSGTGLKQDISVDSIRELLPVWGQPPNGGGTRVTVVREAQHLNGNSANALLKTLEEPRPGNVFVLTAPQRERLLETLVSRSWVITLAWPTEQQNSPEVAAWVNAMCHFWRSGQGWFARTSAKGALDKEMGLKVVIGCQRELKNALTNPQSTPTANIISGLFDAKGMRRLDLILGKAQESLNYNVNPPLVLDWVCTAAMPRKRR from the coding sequence ATGTTCACATCTATTCAGGAAACAGCATCCAGACAGAATCTGGTTCTACCCCGTTTTGCAAAGTTGGCGCAGAAGCCTCCGCAGTGTCTCTTGATTGAAGGCGGCAGTGCCGACGAGCGCATGGACATGGCCCGTTACTGGGCTTGTGTACTAAATTGCGAGAACGGGCAGGAGCCTTGTGGAAGGTGTCAATCCTGCCAGCAGATAGCTGATAATGCCTTTAATGATTTTCTGCTTATAGACCGCGAAGAAAATGACAGTGGAACCGGACTTAAGCAGGACATTTCCGTTGATTCTATCCGCGAACTTCTTCCCGTATGGGGACAGCCGCCTAATGGCGGGGGGACCCGTGTTACTGTCGTTCGCGAGGCGCAGCATCTTAATGGCAACTCTGCCAACGCGCTGCTTAAAACTCTGGAAGAACCGCGGCCTGGTAACGTCTTCGTCCTGACAGCACCGCAGCGAGAAAGGCTTCTTGAAACCCTTGTTTCGCGTAGCTGGGTGATCACCCTTGCATGGCCGACTGAGCAGCAGAATTCACCTGAAGTTGCAGCATGGGTTAATGCCATGTGTCATTTCTGGCGTTCAGGACAGGGCTGGTTTGCGCGAACCTCCGCTAAGGGGGCGCTGGACAAGGAAATGGGGTTGAAGGTTGTTATCGGTTGTCAGCGCGAACTTAAGAATGCACTCACTAATCCGCAGTCCACACCAACCGCCAATATCATCTCCGGGCTGTTTGACGCAAAAGGAATGCGACGTCTTGATTTGATTCTGGGTAAGGCTCAGGAATCGCTAAACTATAACGTTAACCCGCCCTTGGTTCTCGATTGGGTTTGCACTGCCGCCATGCCGCGTAAGCGGCGCTAG
- a CDS encoding transporter substrate-binding domain-containing protein → MLKRFFTAISYISLTLSVLFILRDVALAAHLTIGYIELPPYYFTDAQHKPAGFLIDLTQKIMDRAGHECCYKSMPSNRILHTIQKESSFVSIGWFKTNERLEYAKFSQPIYENKPIVVLIRRDNYDRFQNLDTLQEILEQHKFKTGLIAGHSMGEYVDNLLGKYPQAAHKLSGTTIQLVRMLHSNHIDFCLLAPKEIATIIEQSNLDKNDFYSMPMADISTGNKRYLMFSQDIPDKTIKKINKAIAKIKTKVLATK, encoded by the coding sequence ATGCTCAAGCGTTTTTTTACCGCAATAAGTTACATAAGTCTTACTTTATCCGTCCTATTTATCCTGCGCGATGTTGCACTAGCAGCACACCTGACAATCGGCTATATAGAATTACCACCGTATTATTTTACTGACGCGCAACATAAGCCAGCCGGTTTTTTAATTGATCTGACCCAAAAAATTATGGATCGTGCCGGCCACGAATGCTGTTACAAAAGCATGCCATCCAACAGAATACTTCACACTATCCAGAAAGAAAGTTCATTTGTCTCAATAGGTTGGTTTAAAACCAATGAAAGGTTGGAATATGCTAAATTTTCGCAACCGATTTATGAGAATAAACCAATTGTCGTTTTGATAAGGCGGGACAATTACGACAGATTTCAGAACCTTGATACCTTGCAGGAAATTCTAGAGCAGCACAAATTCAAAACAGGATTAATCGCCGGGCATTCGATGGGTGAGTATGTTGATAATCTACTCGGTAAATACCCGCAAGCAGCCCATAAGCTTTCAGGAACAACCATTCAATTAGTAAGAATGCTGCATTCAAATCATATAGATTTCTGCCTTCTCGCACCGAAAGAAATTGCAACAATAATAGAGCAGTCCAATTTAGATAAAAATGATTTCTATTCCATGCCCATGGCAGATATCAGCACGGGCAACAAACGCTACCTGATGTTTTCGCAAGACATACCCGACAAAACGATTAAGAAAATAAACAAAGCCATAGCTAAAATTAAAACAAAAGTACTGGCTACTAAGTAG
- a CDS encoding alpha-hydroxy-acid oxidizing protein: protein MKEVRDNARELMKGYCKVCPVCNGKACVGEVPGMGGLGTAASFKNNVKALEDLKLNMRTIHEFSEPDTSVNVMGIDLDIPVIAAPIGGAEFNMGGKVSELDYITNKLKGCKAKGIIGCTGDGVPAFIHESGFSAIKDVDGHGIPFIKPWEDNELNEKLQKAADTGCKIIGMDIDAAGLITLKKMGRPVTPKCMRKLREIIESVDADFILKGIMTPDEARMAIDAGAKGIVVSNHGGRVLDSCPGTAEVLFEISRAVAGQCSVMVDGGVRTGIDVLKMLALGADAVMIGRPFSIATIGGLQDGVEKYIDQLKAELTAAMVLTGTEKASFVDIRALYR, encoded by the coding sequence ATGAAAGAAGTACGCGATAACGCACGTGAATTAATGAAAGGATATTGCAAAGTATGTCCTGTATGCAACGGTAAAGCCTGTGTTGGGGAAGTTCCCGGTATGGGAGGACTCGGCACTGCGGCAAGCTTCAAAAACAATGTGAAAGCTCTTGAAGATCTCAAACTGAACATGCGCACCATCCATGAATTCAGCGAACCGGATACCTCTGTCAATGTTATGGGTATTGACCTTGATATCCCTGTTATTGCCGCACCTATCGGTGGTGCTGAATTCAACATGGGCGGTAAAGTAAGCGAACTGGATTACATCACCAACAAACTTAAAGGCTGTAAAGCAAAAGGCATCATCGGATGTACCGGTGACGGAGTTCCCGCCTTTATCCACGAAAGTGGCTTTTCTGCTATTAAAGACGTCGACGGACACGGTATTCCCTTCATCAAGCCCTGGGAAGACAACGAGTTAAATGAAAAACTCCAGAAAGCAGCAGATACAGGCTGTAAGATCATCGGTATGGACATCGACGCAGCAGGTCTGATCACATTGAAAAAAATGGGCCGCCCGGTAACCCCAAAATGCATGCGCAAACTGCGTGAGATCATCGAGTCCGTTGATGCTGACTTTATTCTCAAAGGAATAATGACTCCTGATGAAGCACGCATGGCAATTGATGCCGGAGCGAAGGGAATCGTGGTTTCCAACCATGGCGGCCGTGTGCTGGACTCTTGTCCGGGCACAGCGGAAGTACTGTTCGAAATATCCCGTGCAGTAGCCGGACAGTGCAGCGTAATGGTCGACGGCGGAGTACGCACAGGTATTGATGTGCTTAAAATGCTGGCTCTTGGTGCTGATGCCGTCATGATTGGTCGCCCCTTCTCTATCGCCACAATTGGTGGACTACAGGACGGCGTGGAAAAGTACATTGATCAGCTGAAAGCAGAGCTGACAGCAGCCATGGTCCTCACCGGTACAGAAAAAGCAAGTTTCGTCGATATTCGCGCATTGTACCGCTAA
- a CDS encoding sulfite exporter TauE/SafE family protein translates to MFSTLLIFVVLGIFAGILAGLLGIGGGLVIVPILVFTLPPLGIPEEHLMHIALGTSLASIIFTSISSMRSHNKRGAVRWDIFKTITPGIILGTLLGSLSTSFMNTNFLKGIFVVFLYYVASQMLFGLKPKASRQVPGFKGLFVAGNVIGIFSSLVGIGGGTLTVPFLSMCNIVIHTAIGTAAAIGLPIAVAGTVGYVWTGIGVQGLPAYCFGYVYLPALIGIVSASMLTAPLGVRLAHSLPVGKLKKIFAILLLVVATRMLISIF, encoded by the coding sequence ATGTTCTCCACCTTACTGATTTTTGTTGTACTTGGTATTTTTGCCGGAATTCTGGCCGGACTGCTTGGCATCGGCGGAGGACTGGTAATTGTACCGATACTTGTATTTACCCTGCCCCCACTCGGCATTCCGGAAGAACACCTAATGCATATCGCGCTGGGAACGTCACTTGCGAGCATCATATTTACATCAATCTCAAGTATGCGTTCGCATAACAAACGCGGGGCCGTGCGCTGGGATATTTTCAAGACCATCACTCCGGGAATAATTCTGGGAACATTGCTCGGTTCCCTGTCCACCTCATTTATGAATACCAATTTCCTGAAGGGAATTTTTGTTGTTTTCCTTTACTACGTAGCCTCACAGATGCTCTTCGGGCTCAAGCCGAAAGCTTCTCGACAGGTTCCCGGATTCAAGGGATTATTTGTAGCTGGTAACGTCATCGGTATATTTTCAAGTCTGGTTGGTATCGGAGGCGGAACCCTTACCGTTCCTTTCCTGTCTATGTGCAATATAGTCATCCACACCGCCATCGGAACCGCCGCTGCCATAGGTCTGCCGATCGCTGTTGCAGGTACTGTCGGATACGTCTGGACTGGCATAGGCGTGCAGGGATTACCGGCCTATTGTTTCGGATATGTCTACCTCCCTGCCTTGATTGGTATTGTGTCCGCAAGTATGCTTACCGCACCGCTTGGTGTGCGCCTCGCACACAGTCTGCCTGTAGGTAAACTCAAAAAGATTTTCGCCATTTTACTGTTAGTAGTGGCAACACGTATGCTGATTAGTATCTTTTAA
- a CDS encoding FadR/GntR family transcriptional regulator — MDSKNPTKTVQQSVARQIAELIESGNLKKGDKLPAERALAEKFKVSRSSIREAIKSLAQKNLVESRRGDGTYILTDMDADIFDAFIAAFSDQKKRISDIFQFRKIIEPEIAALAAASMDDETLNRLKVIICNQQMKAQNGKNSSDLDARLHLEIARATGNSIFPEMMMALDLIVNESRSEILQPTARQKASIDAHFNILEALEKRNPAQAREAMRRHIVEIEKAATGNDSEL, encoded by the coding sequence ATGGATTCAAAAAATCCAACAAAAACAGTGCAACAGTCAGTGGCGCGCCAGATTGCCGAACTGATTGAATCCGGCAATCTTAAAAAAGGCGACAAACTGCCTGCGGAAAGAGCTTTGGCGGAAAAATTTAAAGTTTCCAGAAGCTCAATCCGGGAAGCAATTAAGTCTCTGGCCCAGAAGAATCTTGTAGAAAGCCGTCGTGGTGACGGAACATACATTCTGACAGACATGGACGCTGATATTTTTGATGCTTTTATAGCTGCTTTCAGTGATCAGAAAAAACGCATCAGCGACATTTTCCAGTTCAGGAAAATTATCGAGCCTGAAATCGCAGCTCTGGCCGCTGCATCCATGGATGATGAAACTCTCAACCGCCTGAAAGTCATTATCTGTAATCAGCAGATGAAGGCCCAGAACGGCAAGAACAGCAGCGATCTTGATGCCCGCCTGCACCTGGAAATCGCAAGGGCAACCGGGAACTCTATCTTTCCGGAAATGATGATGGCCCTTGATCTCATTGTAAATGAAAGTCGCAGTGAAATACTGCAACCAACGGCAAGGCAGAAAGCATCAATTGATGCCCATTTCAATATACTTGAAGCCCTTGAGAAGCGTAATCCGGCGCAGGCCCGCGAAGCAATGCGCCGTCATATCGTTGAAATAGAAAAAGCGGCGACAGGCAATGATTCAGAACTATAA
- a CDS encoding succinate dehydrogenase/fumarate reductase cytochrome b subunit: MSFKATFAPTRRGRSDAILDWLQMFSGVALIIFVFMHMSLVSSVIFSPKIMDSIAHTYEENYMAQIGGPLLFLLFLFHFYLAARKIPFRLEGQKTIWKHAKMLKHRDTWLWVVQVVSAMLILVMGAIHMWAVLSDLPITAARSAERIQSGPWIFFYLVLAPLVVMHVVAGLYRIAIKWGFIKDYQRGKLNKFATGLAIFFICIGLATLARFMTLSA, from the coding sequence ATGTCTTTCAAAGCTACTTTTGCTCCCACTAGGCGTGGGCGGAGTGACGCTATTCTGGATTGGCTCCAGATGTTCTCAGGGGTCGCTCTTATCATTTTTGTATTTATGCATATGAGCCTTGTATCAAGTGTGATTTTCAGTCCTAAAATTATGGACTCTATCGCTCACACTTATGAGGAAAACTACATGGCGCAGATCGGTGGGCCGCTACTTTTCCTCCTTTTTCTTTTCCACTTCTACCTTGCGGCGCGTAAAATCCCATTCCGCCTTGAAGGGCAAAAAACCATCTGGAAACACGCAAAAATGCTCAAACACCGCGATACATGGCTCTGGGTCGTGCAGGTAGTGTCCGCCATGCTTATCCTTGTGATGGGAGCAATCCATATGTGGGCTGTGCTCAGCGACCTGCCCATTACTGCAGCCCGTTCCGCGGAACGCATCCAATCCGGGCCTTGGATTTTCTTTTATCTTGTGCTTGCCCCGCTGGTGGTTATGCACGTTGTTGCCGGGCTCTACCGAATTGCCATCAAATGGGGATTCATCAAAGACTACCAACGCGGTAAACTTAATAAATTTGCTACCGGACTTGCAATCTTCTTTATCTGCATCGGTCTGGCAACTCTGGCCAGATTCATGACCTTAAGTGCATAA